Proteins encoded within one genomic window of bacterium:
- a CDS encoding kinase, whose translation MVITRTPFRISFFGGGTDYPSWYRYNKGAVLTTSIDKYCYITCRYLPPFFEHKHRIVYSIIETVKEIDEIKHPAVRGVLKYLNIDFGVEIHHDGDLPARTGLGSSSSFTVGLLNALYALLGKMKSKEELAKEAIYVEQKILKENVGCQDQIEVAFGGLNKITFLPDDSFIVEPLILPPGKKEDFEKHLLLYFTGISRYASEIASEQIKNIENKKYELKILHEMVEEGIKILVGNSEIKEFGKLLDEAWRFKRSLSDKVSNPFIDEIYEKAKKAGAIGGKLLGAGGGGFMLLFAPPELHQKIKEEIKGLFVPFKFENQGSQIIFYQP comes from the coding sequence ATGGTAATAACAAGAACTCCTTTTAGAATTTCTTTTTTTGGAGGAGGGACTGATTATCCTTCTTGGTATAGATATAATAAAGGTGCTGTTTTAACAACTTCTATTGATAAATACTGCTATATTACATGCAGATACTTACCCCCATTTTTTGAACATAAACACAGGATTGTATATTCCATTATTGAAACTGTTAAAGAAATTGATGAAATTAAGCATCCAGCAGTAAGGGGAGTGTTAAAATATTTAAACATTGATTTTGGAGTTGAAATTCACCATGACGGAGACCTTCCAGCAAGAACAGGACTTGGCTCAAGTTCTTCATTTACAGTTGGACTTTTAAATGCCTTATATGCACTTCTTGGTAAGATGAAATCAAAAGAAGAACTTGCAAAAGAAGCAATATATGTGGAACAGAAAATTTTAAAAGAAAATGTTGGCTGTCAGGACCAGATTGAAGTTGCATTTGGTGGATTAAATAAAATTACTTTTTTACCAGATGATAGTTTTATTGTTGAGCCATTAATTCTCCCACCGGGAAAAAAAGAGGACTTTGAAAAACACCTGCTTCTATATTTTACCGGAATTTCAAGATATGCTTCTGAAATTGCAAGTGAACAGATTAAAAATATTGAAAATAAAAAATATGAACTAAAAATACTACATGAAATGGTTGAAGAAGGAATAAAAATACTTGTTGGAAATAGTGAAATTAAGGAATTTGGAAAACTTCTTGATGAGGCGTGGAGATTTAAAAGGTCTCTTTCTGATAAAGTTTCAAATCCATTTATTGATGAAATTTATGAGAAAGCAAAAAAAGCAGGTGCAATAGGAGGAAAACTTCTTGGAGCAGGTGGAGGTGGATTTATGCTTTTATTTGCTCCTCCTGAGTTACACCAAAAAATAAAGGAAGAAATAAAAGGACTTTTTGTTCCATTTAAATTTGAAAATCAAGGCAGTCAGATTATTTTCTACCAACCCTAA
- a CDS encoding glycosyltransferase family 39 protein — protein sequence MKKLLLIFLFFLPVLLYHINIPILDTYSFRQTQTAAVTRNFYKNGINFLKTELDVFGTGNEKYLLLEFPVYQAIVCIFYKLFFPSEIWGRIVSIIMAYLGAFLLFKLLFLLTDDLNFSLLTTFIYLSIPVNIHFNRTFLMEPTVIATILGFLYFFTLGILKENIYFWILGIIFSSISFLHKSLYGPFFLLPVVYLIIFKNKKFNKFILLLSLLIPLSLMFRWQMYCDEMNLMNNHFSLTLADKAYRIRNFGTISERFIFETYKQGILNLFPELLTHLTLIPVIFGIFTIKRRKNYQYFYFLFLSSFLFYFVLIKIQCHHYYNMLITPIVSIFCAEGLLYFKNLFKSEHSKKLFLTLFLIVNTLISLKFAYRYHKFDAPLALKIGEIVKKETKPDENIIICFPGYDWNSAYTYYAERKGIHIESSQLKENTIKNLYRKNYKLLILMEWQNYLKFDEKQKFLYNFDVIEKNDDFIILKLKW from the coding sequence ATGAAAAAATTATTATTAATTTTTCTTTTCTTTCTTCCCGTTCTTCTTTATCATATAAATATTCCAATTCTTGATACATATTCTTTCAGACAGACACAAACAGCAGCAGTAACAAGAAATTTTTATAAAAATGGAATAAATTTTTTAAAAACTGAACTTGATGTTTTCGGGACAGGTAATGAAAAATATTTACTTCTTGAATTTCCTGTTTATCAGGCAATTGTATGTATTTTTTATAAATTATTTTTTCCATCAGAAATATGGGGAAGAATTGTTTCAATAATAATGGCTTATTTAGGTGCTTTTTTACTTTTTAAACTTCTTTTTTTATTAACAGATGATTTAAATTTTTCTTTACTTACAACTTTTATTTATCTTTCCATACCTGTTAATATACATTTCAACAGAACTTTTTTGATGGAACCAACAGTTATTGCAACTATTCTTGGATTTCTTTATTTTTTCACTCTTGGAATTTTAAAAGAAAACATATATTTCTGGATTCTTGGAATTATATTTTCATCAATCTCTTTTCTCCATAAATCACTTTATGGTCCTTTTTTCCTTCTTCCTGTAGTTTATTTAATAATTTTTAAAAATAAAAAATTCAATAAATTTATTTTGCTTTTATCCCTTTTAATACCTCTTTCCCTTATGTTTAGATGGCAAATGTATTGTGATGAAATGAACTTAATGAATAATCACTTTTCTCTAACACTTGCAGATAAAGCATACAGAATAAGAAATTTTGGGACTATTTCTGAAAGATTTATTTTTGAAACATACAAACAGGGAATTTTAAATCTATTTCCTGAACTTCTAACTCATTTAACCCTAATACCTGTTATATTTGGGATTTTTACAATTAAAAGAAGAAAAAACTATCAATATTTTTATTTTCTTTTTCTTTCCTCATTTCTTTTTTATTTTGTCCTTATAAAAATTCAATGTCATCACTATTACAATATGCTAATTACTCCTATTGTTTCTATTTTTTGTGCTGAAGGACTTTTATATTTTAAGAATTTATTTAAATCAGAACATTCAAAAAAATTATTTTTAACACTCTTTTTAATAGTTAATACCTTAATTTCACTTAAATTTGCTTACAGATACCATAAATTTGACGCTCCTCTTGCTTTAAAAATAGGAGAAATTGTAAAAAAAGAAACAAAACCTGATGAAAATATAATTATTTGTTTCCCGGGATATGACTGGAATTCCGCTTATACATATTATGCTGAAAGGAAAGGAATACATATAGAAAGCAGTCAATTAAAGGAAAACACAATAAAAAATCTGTACAGAAAAAATTATAAACTTCTCATTTTAATGGAATGGCAGAATTATTTGAAATTTGATGAAAAACAGAAATTTTTGTATAATTTTGATGTAATTGAAAAGAATGATGATTTTATAATTTTAAAACTAAAATGGTAA